Proteins encoded by one window of Tamandua tetradactyla isolate mTamTet1 chromosome 24, mTamTet1.pri, whole genome shotgun sequence:
- the AREG gene encoding amphiregulin produces the protein MRTPLLPLAPVVLWLLLLGSGHYAAGLDLNDTYSGKGEPVSGDRSADGLEVTSRNELSSGSTISPVSEMPSGSEPSARTDYDYSEEYDQEPQISGYIVDDSVRVEQVVKPKKNKTESEKTADKPKRKKKGGKNGKNKGNRKKKNPCDAEFQNFCIHGECKYIEHLEAVTCRCHHDYFGERCGEKSMKTHSMIDSDLSKIAVAAIAAFISAMSFTAIAVVITIQLRKRYFREYEGKAEERKKLRQENGNSHIIA, from the exons ATGAGAACCccgctgctgccgctggcgcccgtGGTGCTGTGGCTGCTCCTCCTCGGTTCAG GTCATTATGCTGCTGGATTGGACCTCAATGACACTTACTCTGGGAAAGGGGAACCAGTTTCTGGGGACCGCAGTGCTGACGGATTGGAGGTGACCTCAAGAAATGAGTTATCCTCAGGAAGCACGATTTCCCCAGTGAGTGAAATGCCTTCTGGTAGTGAACCGTCCGCAAGGACCGACTATGACTATTCAGAAGAGTATGATCAGGAACCTCAAATATCTGGCTATATCGTAGATGATTCAGTCAGAG tggaACAGGTAGTTAaacccaagaaaaataaaacagagagtgAAAAGACTGCAGACaaacccaaaagaaagaaaaagggaggtaaaaatggaaaaaacaaaggaaacaggaagaagaaaaatccGTGTGATGCAGAATTCCAAAACTTCTGCATCCATGGAGAATGCAAATATATAGAGCACCTGGAAGCAGTAACATGCCG ATGTCATCATGATTATTTTGGTGAACGATGTGGAGAAAAATCTATGAAGACTCACAGCATGATTGATAGTGATTTATCAAAAATTGCTGTAGCGGCCATAGCTGCCTTTATTTCCGCCATGAGCTTCACAGCTATTGCTGTTGTTATAACAATTCA GCTTCGTAAACGATACTTCCGTGAATATGAAGGAAAAGCTGAAGAACGAAAGAAACTTCGACAGGAAAATGGAAATTCACATATCATTGCATAA